From Penicillium psychrofluorescens genome assembly, chromosome: 1, one genomic window encodes:
- a CDS encoding uncharacterized protein (ID:PFLUO_001576-T1.cds;~source:funannotate), giving the protein MSHDNYAVFRECLSSTIVARSEENKPSKTPRRRHKTKHVSIPPASTPERADPEELAEFIDFLASESFAFLPESLQSLSYAAIQHDPHLANTYNTDTPLDRGTLDTLTSPIPVEITDSLTVYGIISSPDNLPDFLSPVLSEYISSVTAAPPVWIQTRAEACEICERDWIPLSYHHLIPRGVHAKVRKKGWHDEWMLNSVAWLCRACHSFVHRMASNEELAREWFTIERILEREDVKDWARWVGRVRWKAR; this is encoded by the exons ATGTCGCACGATAACTACGCCGTCTTTCGAGAATGTCTGTCCAGCACCATTGTTGCTCGCTCTGAAGAGAATAAGCCGAGCAAGACACCGCGCCGGAGACACAAGACCAAACATGTTTCAATCCCGCCAGCATCAACCCCCGAGCGAGCAGACCcggaagagctggccgagTTTATAGAT TTTCTCGCCTCGGAGAGCTTCGCCTTCCTCCCCGAATCCCTCCAAAGCCTCTCCTACGCCGCCATCCAACATGACCCCCACCTCGCAAACACATACAACACCGACACTCCACTCGACCGGGGCACCCTCGACACCCTCACCTCCCCAATCCCCGTCGAAATCACGGACTCCCTCACCGTCTACGGCATAATCAGCTCCCCGGACAACCTCCCTGACTTCCTATCCCCAGTGTTATCCGAATACATATCCAGCGTGACGGCCGCGCCGCCAGTCTGGATCCAGACGCGCGCAGAGGCATGCGAGATCTGCGAGCGCGACTGGATCCCGCTATCGTATCATCATCTGATTCCGCGCGGAGTGCATGCGAAAGTGCGCAAGAAGGGGTGGCATGATGAGTGGATGTTGAATAGTGTTGCTTGGCTTTGTCGTGCGTGTCATAGCTTTGTGCATCGCATGGCGAGCAATGAGGAACTCGCCAGGGAGTGGTTTACTATTGAGCGGATTctggagagggaggatgtGAAGGATTGGGCTAGGTGGGTTGGGAGGGTAAGATGGAAGGCTAGATAA
- a CDS encoding uncharacterized protein (ID:PFLUO_001577-T1.cds;~source:funannotate): protein MSETVVAFDLYGTLLSTNSIAQELEKHFGHDKAQTISALWRRYQLEYTWRLNSMDYYIDFNQVTRNSLQHALAENNEQLSEQDTAQLLEAYDHLSTFSDVNPALSRLGAESTLKAVIFSNGTQTMVSNSVLRSKDLAPHASVFQDIVTVDQVQRYKPTRASYQHLADQVGKEPSELWLVSGNPFDIVGARSMGMNAIWVDRACAGWKDAADPALRPTCIVHSLEHVVGAIIGK, encoded by the exons ATGTCCGAAACCGTCGTCGCCTTTGATCTGTACGGCACCCTGCTGTCGACGAACTCAATTGCCCAGGAACTCGAGAAGCACTTTGGGCATGACAAGGCGCAGACCATCTCCGCGCTGTGGAGACGGTATCAGCTCGAGTATACATGGAGGCTGAACAGCATGG ACTACTACATCGATTTCAACCAAGTCACTCGCAACTCGCTACAGCACGCCTTGGCCGAGAATAACGAACAACTCAGCGAGCAGGACACAGCCCAGCTACTGGAAGCCTACGACCACCTGTCTACATTCTCCGACGTGAACCCAGCCCTCAGCCGCCTGGGCGCCGAATCCACCCTCAAAGCTGTGATCTTCTCCAACGGGACCCAGACCATGGTGTCCAACTCGGTGCTGCGCTCCAAGGACCTCGCCCCGCACGCCAGCGTGTTCCAGGATATCGTAACCGTCGACCAGGTCCAGCGGTACAAACCCACGCGAGCGAGCTACCAGCACCTTGCAGACCAGGTCGGGAAGGAGCCCTCGGAGCTGTGGCTCGTCAGCGGCAATCCATTCGACATCGTCGGCGCGCGCAGCATGGGCATGAACGCCATCTGGGTGGATCGCGCCTGTGCCGGATGGAAGGATGCCGCCGACCCGGCGCTCCGACCGACCTGTATTGTACACAGTCTGGAGCATGTGGTGGGAGCGATTATCGGGAAATGA
- a CDS encoding uncharacterized protein (ID:PFLUO_001575-T1.cds;~source:funannotate): MYRRAALGVSRRHAPQWPCSARISSTLTFRRSFRSSPTRLEETDEKKPKWAASRWGTKATVKPIGLSAAEKSLRESMVAQRQQQPQPQAPKQSERPPPKSEGQRRSQQVPRNATRNQPAAFQSGRPSGQTWADTRNKNLEQQDGRPRTQQGLGNTWKRQPGASQPSRSPGRTWAETRNNDQPRRRDYEDRRSYEKGAPGKDRQDRTIRRTTDAHVTPGKQRHPQDIAKFQKLGDSILTDWGEKAPRRHGAASATESTAPRKRKTQGAEDSAKDAKKEKQADPWAWDMSALEQLETVEAQNETTSNDAKRKNLRKQRQVEATERDFDVDEHQRRRDERKRLKKERSLVKEKKKSAPQPLYLPQFISVNNLADVIGVRPAQFVERMEEMGFENVTYNHVLDAETAGLVATEFNFDPIFEASGDDDLQAAPVPEDQSALPARPPVVTIMGHVDHGKTTILDWLRKSSVAASEHGGITQHIGAFSVAMPSGKTITFLDTPGHSAFLEMRRRGADVTDIVVLVVAADDSVKPQTIEAIKHAAQAKVPIIVAISKIDKEGRNPDKVKGDLSTHGVHVEEYGGDVQAIGVSGKTGQGMVELEEAIGALSEMQDHRADTGGNAEGWVIEATTKSYGRVASALVRRGTLRPGDVIVAGTTWARVRTLRNEAGVAIDEATPGMPVEIDGWREQPAAGTEILQAPDEQKAKDVVSYRLEKSETQKLGEDMAAINESRRELMQKRKMEDGEDEARAGPEESSGPKAVNFIIKADVDGSAEAVLNSIAAIGNNEVYANVLRSGVGPVGEFDIEHAASANGKVISFNLPIDGNTLRNAESQGVAIMDHNIIYKLIDDIKATLSEHLKPTVTQRVTGEAEVQQVFDITVKGREKIPIAGCRVRNGLVNRTRKVRVMRGDQTIYDGTIASLKNVKKDVTEMRKDTECGIGFEDWTDFAVGDHIQCYEEIYEKRYL; encoded by the exons ATGTATCGACGGGCAGCATTGGGG GTCTCTCGCCGGCACGCGCCACAATGGCCCTGTTCGGCCAGGATCTCGTCAACCCTCACCTTCCGCCGATCATTTCGATCATCCCCGACCCGGTTAGAGGAGACAGATGAGAAGAAACCTAAATGGGCTGCTTCCAGATGGGGCACCAAGGCAACCGTGAAACCAATTGGCCTGAGTGCAGCAGAGAAGTCACTCCGCGAGTCCATGGTGGCCCAGAGACAACAACAGCCCCAACCACAGGCGCCGAAACAATCAGAACGGCCACCGCCAAAATCAGAGGGTCAGCGCCGGTCACAGCAAGTACCCCGCAACGCCACGAGAAATCAACCAGCGGCATTTCAATCGGGTCGGCCCTCGGGGCAGACATGGGCAGACACAAGGAACAAGAATCTAGAACAGCAAGACGGCAGGCCTCGGACACAACAAGGGTTGGGCAATACATGGAAACGTCAACCTGGAGCGTCTCAACCATCTCGTTCTCCAGGTCGGACATGGGCAGAGACGAGGAACAACGATCAACCACGGCGCCGGGATTATGAAGACCGACGGTCTTATGAAAAGGGCGCACCAGGCAAGGATAGGCAGGATCGGACTATCCGACGGACCACGGATGCACACGTAACTCCCGGAAAACAGCGACATCCTCAAGACATCGCCAAGTTCCAGAAACTGGGCGACTCTATTTTGACGGACTGGGGGGAAAAAGCACCTCGAAGACATGGAGCAGCTTCCGCAACAGAGTCGACTGCTCCCCGAAAGCGCAAAACCCAAGGTGCTGAAGATAGTGCAAAGGatgcaaagaaagaaaagcaagcGGATCCGTGGGCCTGGGACATGTCTGCATTGGAACAGCTGGAAACCGTCGAGGCCCAAAACGAAACCACGTCGAATGACGCCAAACGCAAAAACTTGCGCAAGCAACGCCAAGTCGAGGCCACTGAACGCGATTTCGATGTGGACGAACACCAACGTCGTCGGGACGAACGCAAACGcctgaagaaggaaagatCACTcgtgaaagaaaagaagaaatccgcgccgcagccgctCTACTTGCCTCAATTCATCAGCGTTAACAACTTGGCGGACGTCATTGGGGTCCGCCCGGCGCAGTTCGTCGAGCGaatggaggagatgggctTCGAGAACGTTACCTATAACCATGTCCTAGATGCGGAGACGGCCGGTTTGGTGGCCACCGAATTTAATTTTGATCCCATCTTCGAGGCATCAGGGGATGACGACCTTCAGGCGGCACCTGTACCAGAAGATCAATCTGCGTTGCCGGCACGGCCACCGGTGGTCACCATCATGGGCCATGTCGACCATGGCAAAACAACGATTCTGGATTGGCTGCGGAAATCATCAGTAGCCGCTTCCGAGCACGGCGGTATCACGCAGCATATCGGTGCATTTTCGGTTGCGATGCCTTCTGGAAAGACCATTACTTTCCTGGATACCCCCGGTCATTCTGCGTTCCTGGAGATGCGTCGCAGAGGTGCCGACGTGACCGACATTGTGGTTCTTGTTGTGGCTGCCGATGACAGCGTCAAGCCGCAAACCATCGAAGCGATCAAACACGCCGCCCAGGCCAAGGTGCCCATCATCGTGGCCATCAGCAAGATTGACAAGGAAGGGCGAAATCCGGACAAAGTGAAAGGAGATCTTTCAACCCACGGTGTCCATGTCGAAGAGTACGGTGGTGATGTCCAAGCCATTGGGGTCAGTGGTAAAACCGGACAGGGAATGGTCGAACTGGAGGAGGCCATTGGTGCGCTGTCTGAGATGCAGGACCATCGAGCCGACACTGGCGGCAATGCCGAGGGATGGGTCATTGAGGCTACTACAAAGAGCTACGGACGTGTAGCATCAGCTCTGGTTCGCCGTGGCACACTGCGGCCAGGCGATGTCATCGTTGCGGGCACGACGTGGGCTCGTGTCCGCACACTCCGAAATGAAGCCGGCGTCGCTATCGATGAAGCCACACCGGGCATGCCTGTCGAGATTGATGGCTGGAGAGAGCAACCGGCCGCTGGCACCGAGATTCTGCAAGCACCCGACGAACAAAAGGCCAAGGATGTGGTGTCTTACCGTCTGGAGAAATCCGAGACCCAAAAATTGGGAGAGGACATGGCCGCTATCAACGAGTCGCGACGCGAGCTCATGCAGAAACGCAAAATGGaagacggcgaggacgaagcACGTGCTGGTCCAGAGGAGTCGAGCGGGCCCAAGGCTGTCAATTTCATCATCAAGGCGGACGTGGACGGTTCCGCGGAAGCCGTTCTGAATTCGATTGCCGCCATTGGGAACAACGAGGTGTACGCTAATGTCCTCCGATCTGGCGTCGGCCCAGTTGGAGAGTTCGACATTGAGCATGCGGCCAGTGCCAACGGGAAGGTCATCTCATTCAACCTACCCATCGACGGCAACACCCTGCGAAATGCCGAGTCCCAGGGCGTGGCAATCATGGATCACAATATCATCTACAAGCTGatcgatgatatcaaggCTACTCTCAGCGAGCACCTGAAGCCGACGGTGACGCAGCGTGTGACGGGCGAAGCCGAGGTGCAGCAAGTGTTTGACATCACCGTCAAGGGACGCGAAAAGATCCCAATTGCTGGATGCCGAGTGCGCAATGGCCTGGTCAACCGGACTCGCAAGGTTAGGGTGATGCGCGGGGATCAGACAATCTATGATG GCACAATCGCTTCGCTCAAGAACGTCAAGAAAGACGTGACTGAAATGCGCAAAGACACCGAATGCGGTATTGGCTTTGAAGACTGGACCGACTTTGCGGTTGGCGACCACATCCAGTGTTATGAAGAGATCTACGAGAAGCGATATCTGTGA